The stretch of DNA ACGACGAGGTTTTGGAAAATGATGAAAAACATCAAATAGGTGATATTACATTTGTTGCAGACCATAGATTAAATGAGTATGCTGATGAAATCGAGATTGACTTTGTTGATACTCCAAAACAAGGATTTGTATTTAAGTCATATCCAGAATATAAAAAATCATGTTCAGGTTGCAGCGGTTGTGGGATTAAATTTCTTGACAAATAAGAATAATTTGGTATTATATCAATAAGTGAATAAAGTAAGCGATGATGGAGAGGAGTAATTGAAGGTCTCTATTTTAGCGAGTCGGTGAGGGTGAAAGTCCGGCATAGAGTTTCAATGAAGGGCGCTCTTGAGTTTAAATCATAAGGTGGACCAAATGGTCAACTAGGGTGGAACCGCGGAAGCAAAGCCTTTCGTCCCTTATGGGATGAATGGCTTTTTATTTTGATAAAATATTTTACTGTGCAAATAATATTTATGAGGAGGAATGACAATGGCGGCTGAAAAAACAATGGAAAAAATAGTTTCGTTAAGCAAAAGCAGAGGTTTTATTTTTCCGGGTTCAGAAATTTACGGAGGACTTGCAAATACATGGGATTATGGTCCTTTGGGAGTAGAATTAAAAAACAATGTAAAAAAAGCTTGGTGGAAAAAATTCATCCAAGAGTCTCCATATAATGTAGGTGTAGATTGTGCAATTTTAATGAATCCACAAGTATGGGTAGCATCAGGACACGTTGGAGGATTTAGCGACCCTTTGATGGACTGCAAAAGCTGCAAATCAAGGTTTAGAGCAGATAAATTAATAGAAGATTATCAGCAAAGTATAGGTCAGGAACCTCATGTAGGCGGTTGGAGCAATCAGGATATGATGAACTACATAAGAGAAAACAACATTAAATGTCCTGAATGTGGAGCCTTTGACTGGACTGATATAAGACAATTTAATCTTATGTTTAAAACATATCAGGGTGTAACTGAGGATAGTAAAGCTCAGGTTTATTTAAGGCCGGAAACTGCTCAGGGTATATTTGTTAATTTTAAAAACGTCCTACGAACTACAAGAAAAAAATTGCCATTTGGTATAGGACAAATTGGAAAATCATTTAGAAATGAAATTACTCCTGGTAATTTTATATTTAGAACAAGAGAATTCGAGCAAATGGAATTGGAATTTTTCTGCAAACCTGGTGAAGATTTAGAGTGGTTTAATTACTGGAAGAATTTCTGCAAGAATTGGCTATTAAATTTAGGCATGAAGGAAGAGAACATAAGATTAAGGGACCATGAAAAGGAAGAATTATCTCATTACAGCAATGCAACCACTGATATAGAATATAAATTCCCATTTGGATGGGGAGAACTTTGGGGTATAGCAGATAGAACAGATTTTGATTTAAAGCAGCATATAAATCATTCGGGAGAAGATTTGGTTTACTTTGACCCTGAGATCAATGAAAAATTAGTTCCTTATTGTATTGAACCTTCTGTGGGTGCTGATAGGGTATTGCTCGCATTCCTTATAGATGCCTATGATGAAGAACAACTTGAAGATGGAGATGTTAGAACTGTCTTAAGATTCCATCCTGCACTTGCACCATTTAAAGCTGCAGTATTACCTCTTTCTAAAAAATTAGCAGATGGAGCTAAAGAAGTGTATGCAGAGCTTGCTAAGGACTTTATGGTTGATTATGACGAAACAGGAAGCATTGGAAAGAGATATAGAAGACAAGATGAGATAGGAACTCCTTTCTGTATAACATTCGATTTTGATTCGTTAAATGATAAAATGGTTACAGTAAGAGATAGAGACACAATGCAACAAGTTAGAATCCCTATAGAAGAAGTTAAAAACTATATTAACGAAAGAATGAAATTCTAAGGGGTGATTTGATGGAAGGAAAGGCGTTAGTCCTTTATAAGAGGGAAAATGGAATTTTAACTGAAGAATTAGGAAGTTACGAAATAGAGGTCGGATTAGAATTCGTATACAAGGCATATGTTGAAGACGGAAAATGTTATCTGTTTTTAACCACAGATAAAGATGTAACCGATGAACAATATAATGAAGTTTATGAGATGTATAATATAGAAAAATACAACGAAATTGATGCAGAGATTGAAGAAGTAGAAGAATATAATCCAACATGGCTATTTAAATTTGACTTTAAGGATGACTACGAATATATGTCCGACATTTTAAACGATATTCTATATTTACATCAAGAAAACATAAAGCAAATATTTGCTGAATTTGAAAAATAATTAACATTTAGGAAAAAATTTAATATCATTGTGAGAATATAAAATCAATGCCCCATAAATGAGCGAAGCTGAAAGAACATTCATGGGGCTTAATTCATTTTATTTTTTTAGTTGGAATAATTACTTTAAATAAATTGCTTGACAAAATATTATAGGTTCTAATTTTGCCATAGTTTTTTTCAAACTGAGATTTTGATACATCTTTGTTAAAGTATTTATTATTTACATCAATTGAAATTAATTTTGTATAAAGCCAGAGATTTCTTTTGATGTATTTATCGTTATTTGTAGATTTAATAGCAGCACCTGGGTTTATTATTTCTACTTTATTATTGAAAAGATAAATTTCAACACATCCTTTTAGGCTAAAATAATCTCTATATACTGTTGCTTTGGCTAGATATTCATCTACAACATTTAGGATTATATCTTCACATTTTAATGTTTTTCTTATAAAATCAGATGCGTCATCCAGCATTTCGATTATAGTTCCTGTGGACATATGAAATTTTGGCATTTCATTGTTTACGTAGTTTTTTATTATAGCTACCGAATTAGGCAAGAATATTTCTGGTTTTTTACCAAAAATAAGCAATCCTCCAATAGAAGGGTGAAATTCGTTTGCTTCTTTCTCTCTGGTCAATATTCCAGAGGCCAACAATAAGTGATTATCGATTGATGTGTTCATACCTATCGAAGAAAAATATTTTTCGATTTTTTCGAAATCAAGGTCTTTTACAGTAGCCCTTAGAACGGGAGTAAGCTCAATAGATATCAGACCATTTTCCTGAAGCATAGATGCAATTTCATCTTTCCTCATGAAATCAGTCGTTGAGCCTCTTCTAATGTAAAATGCACCTGTTTCTCTTATCTGATATGGTTTCTGTTCGGTGTTGTAAATTACAATCAATCCAATCGTTTTATTATCTATTGTATGGGTTTCAACAGATATTGGAATTGGAGGGTCGATTCTCGTTGAAACTATTTGCTGTATTTTTTCCTCAATAAAATCATCTTTATTAATGCCAATAATTTTTTTGGTTTTGTCTTCAATGCCAAATATCAAATATCCTCTTCCGCCTTTTGAATTAGCGATAGCACATATATCCTTTGCTAATTCTTTTTTACTGCTTTCAGTTTCTATATTAATTTTTTCTTTAAAATCCAATTTTGAACTTTCATCCTTAGATATAAGTGAAAGCAATTTTTGAATATCCACATTATCACCCTTAATAGTTTACTTATTTTTATTATATAATTATACCACACAAAGGAATACAAATATTTGAAATATTTTTTTGTATGTAATATAATAACATTTGTATACGAAAATTTTATCAAAGTGGGTGGTTATGTGCTGAATTTTTTCAAAAAAAGTAATAAAAATGACGAAATAGCAATAACTTTTGATGAAAAGAACACTAATAAAGGCATT from Caloramator mitchellensis encodes:
- a CDS encoding glycine--tRNA ligase; protein product: MAAEKTMEKIVSLSKSRGFIFPGSEIYGGLANTWDYGPLGVELKNNVKKAWWKKFIQESPYNVGVDCAILMNPQVWVASGHVGGFSDPLMDCKSCKSRFRADKLIEDYQQSIGQEPHVGGWSNQDMMNYIRENNIKCPECGAFDWTDIRQFNLMFKTYQGVTEDSKAQVYLRPETAQGIFVNFKNVLRTTRKKLPFGIGQIGKSFRNEITPGNFIFRTREFEQMELEFFCKPGEDLEWFNYWKNFCKNWLLNLGMKEENIRLRDHEKEELSHYSNATTDIEYKFPFGWGELWGIADRTDFDLKQHINHSGEDLVYFDPEINEKLVPYCIEPSVGADRVLLAFLIDAYDEEQLEDGDVRTVLRFHPALAPFKAAVLPLSKKLADGAKEVYAELAKDFMVDYDETGSIGKRYRRQDEIGTPFCITFDFDSLNDKMVTVRDRDTMQQVRIPIEEVKNYINERMKF
- a CDS encoding DUF6762 family protein; its protein translation is MEGKALVLYKRENGILTEELGSYEIEVGLEFVYKAYVEDGKCYLFLTTDKDVTDEQYNEVYEMYNIEKYNEIDAEIEEVEEYNPTWLFKFDFKDDYEYMSDILNDILYLHQENIKQIFAEFEK
- a CDS encoding helix-turn-helix domain-containing protein, with translation MDIQKLLSLISKDESSKLDFKEKINIETESSKKELAKDICAIANSKGGRGYLIFGIEDKTKKIIGINKDDFIEEKIQQIVSTRIDPPIPISVETHTIDNKTIGLIVIYNTEQKPYQIRETGAFYIRRGSTTDFMRKDEIASMLQENGLISIELTPVLRATVKDLDFEKIEKYFSSIGMNTSIDNHLLLASGILTREKEANEFHPSIGGLLIFGKKPEIFLPNSVAIIKNYVNNEMPKFHMSTGTIIEMLDDASDFIRKTLKCEDIILNVVDEYLAKATVYRDYFSLKGCVEIYLFNNKVEIINPGAAIKSTNNDKYIKRNLWLYTKLISIDVNNKYFNKDVSKSQFEKNYGKIRTYNILSSNLFKVIIPTKKIK